CACGCACATCGGCCACGTGCACATGGAGCATGTCGCCGCGGCCCTTGCCTACCAGTTCCATCTCCACATCATACAAGCCGCTCTCGGCGATGTCCACCAGCGCAAGTGCAGCCGTTCCCATCTCCGCCAGCTGCCGAACCAATTCGCTGCCGATGCTGCCCGCAGCGCCGGTGACCAGCACGCGCTTGCCGGCTACCAGCCGGCGCACGGCTTCCTGCTCGATGTGGATCACCTGGCGCCCAAGCAAGTCCTCGATGCGCACCTGCTGGATCTGCCCTGCGCTCAGTTGGCCATTGATCCAATCATTCACCGGCGGAATGGTGCGTACCTGCACCTTCGCGGCTATGCAGGCATCCACCACCAGGCGCCGCTTCTCGGGGTCGGGCTTGCCGATGGCGATGATCACCTGATCGATGCCCTCGGTGAGCAGGGCGGGCAATCGCCCGGTGCTCGCTATGCCGACCCCTTCGAGCCGCTTGCCGGCCTTGCGGTCATCATCATCAATGAACGCGACGACCTCGTACTTCACTGATCCCTCGCGCTCGAGCGTGCGCTTGGTGATCAAGCCCGCTTCGCCCGCACCGTGGATGATCACGCGCACGCGCTCCTTGCCCGCGCCGCGGCTGCGCAGGTGCAGCAGCTTGAAGGCGATGCGCGCCGAGATCACGAGCATGGCGGTGGCCATGAAGTCGATGATGATCACCGCGCGCGGAAGGAAGTACTGGCCATCGAAGAGGAGGAATCGAAGCAAGCTGATCGCGCCGAGAACCGCTGTGCCGGCAGCAACGGTGAGGAAGAGGCGGCGCGCATCCTCCGTGCTGGTGTGCCGCACCATGATGCGCGGGATGCCTGCGATCAGGAATGTGGAGGCGCGCACGAGCAGGAAGACAGGCAGCACGGGCAGGAGCAGTTCAACCTCGTGCGCAGGCACCTTGAAGTTGAATCGGAGCAGGTACGCTGAGGCCAGTGCCGCCATGCAGAGCACCAGGTCGATGAGGAGGATGCCCCAGCGCGGGAAAAGGCGACCGGCCATGCGGCCAAGATAGGATCGAGCAACCGTGCCGTTGAGAACGAGGAAGCCCCGGCTCGCGCCAGGGCTTCGTCGTTCAATCGTCGAAAGTCGATCAGGGCTGCGCAAGGATGCGGCCGATGATCTCCTCGCCATTCAACCGGATGCGATAGAGGTAAGCGCAGCCATTGCGCTAGGCCGGGCGGAAGGGCAGCACCAAGGTGGCGCCGGCCTCCACATGGCCGTTGTACAGTTCGCTCACCACCCGGCCTTGCAGATCGGTCACCAGAACGGTGGCGGAGCCGCTTTCCGTGGGCGTGAGGCTGATGCTGCTCTCTTCGCGGAAGGGATTCGGCCAGGCGCTCGCGGACATCTTCACGCCGGCCTGATCGGGGCCTTTGCCGTCCTCCTCTTTCTTATCGCACCAGACCGTGATCAGTTGCACGTGGGTGGAGCTGTTGCCGCAGTCGTCCGTGGCGATGTAAGTGCGCGTGATCACGTACTTGCCCTCGTCATCCATTTCGCTCTTCTCCTCTTCCACGGAGATGCTCACCTCCGCGGAGCAATTGTCGGTGGCTTCGCACTTGTCGCTGGGCTCGGGCAGCTCTTTGCAGATCACGGTGATGTCATCGACCGGGCAAGACAGCACCGGTGGCTGATCGTCGTGCACGGTGATCGTCCAGGTGGCGGTGCCCCAGTTGTGGCACTGGTCGCGCGCGGTCCAGGTATGGACGATGGTGTAGTTGCCCGCGCAATCGCCGGGGATCACCTCCATGCTGTGATAGACGGTCACATCCACCTTGGTGCATTCATCGTACGCGGTCACGTCCGGCGTGGCAATGGCGTCCATGTCGGCGTCGCAGGCGATGCTCATCGCGGCAGGCACGTTGTAGAAGATCGGGGGCACATCGTCGATGACCGTGATGTACTGGATGCAGGTCTCGGTGCTGCCATCGCTGCCCACCGCGTGCCAGGTGCGGCGGATCACGTACGGGCAGTTGCTGATGATGGCATCGCTCCACCAGGCCTGGACCACATCCGGGCAATCATCGTCCTTCTTCTTGTTGAAGATGGGTTCGCCGCCGAGGCCGAAGGGTGAGAAATCATCGGCGCACGCCACGGTGATGTCAGCAGGGCATTCGAGGATCAAGGGGTCGCAGTCCTTGTCGCAATCGGTGTTCTGCTGCACTTCGATGCTGAACTCATTGGTGCAGCCGTTCACTCCGGTGAGGATGAGCGTGTAAGCGCCTGGTGTGCTCGTGGAGATCGAGCTGCCGCTGCCTACAAGTCCATTGGCGTTGAACCACTCGGCTGTCGCGATTGCGCTGCTGCTTGTGTAGCTCACCGTTGCGGGTTCGCCCTCACAGCCGATCAGCGTGCTGCTTAGCGTCGCCTGCGGCGCCTCAAAGTCGCTGCCTACTTGCGTCGTAGCGGTGCTCGTGCAGCCGTTGCTGCCGGTCACCACCAACGTGTAGGTGCCGGGGGCGCATACGGTCGGGTTCTGTTCGGTGCTGTTGAAGTTGTTCGGGCCGCTCCAAGCGAACGAACCGTTGCCGGTGCCCATCAGCATCACGCACTCATTGTCGCAGGTGATGGTTCCGCCAGCGGCTTGCGCGCCGGGGACGTCGGTATCCTGCTCCACCTCAGCGGTAGCGGTGCTCGTGCAGCCGTTGCTGCCGGTCACCACCAGCGTGTAGGTGCCGGGGGCGCACACGGTCGGGTTCTGCTCGGTGCTGTTGAAGTTGTTCGGGCCGCTCCAAGCGAACGAACCGTTGCCGGTGCCAATCAGCATCACGCACTCATTGTCGCAGGTGATGGTGCCACCAGCAGCTTGCGCTCCGGGGACGTCATTGTCCTGCTCCACCTCAGCGGTAGCGGTGCTCGTGCAGCCGTTCGCGCCGGTGACCACCAACGTGTAGGTGCCGGGGGCGCATACGGTCGGGTTCTGCTCGGTGCTGTTGAAGTTGTTCGGGCCGCTCCAAGCGAACGAACCGTTGCCCGTGCCAATCAGCATCACGCACTCATTGTCGCAGGTGATGGTTCCGCCAGCGGCTTGCGCGCCGGGGACGTCGTTGTCCTCATCCACCTCAGCGGTAGCGGTGCTCGTGCAGCCGTTCGCACCGGTGACCACCAGCGTGTAGGTGCCGGGGGCGCACACGGTCGGGTTCTGCTCGGTGCTGCTGAAGTTGTTCGGGCCGCTCCAAGCGAACGAACCGTTGCCCGTGCCAATCAGCATCACGCACTCATTGCTGCAGGTGATGGTTCCGCCAGCGGCTTGCGCGCCGGGGACGTCGGTATCCTCCTCCACCTCAGCGGTAGCGGTGCTCGTGCAGCCGTTCGCACCGGTGACCACCAGCGTGTAGGTGCCGGGGGCGCACACGGTCGGGTTCTGCTCGGTGCTGCTGAAGTTGTTCGGGCCGCTCCAAGCGAACGAACCGTTGCCGGTGCCAATCAGCATCACGCACTCATTGCTGCAGGTGATGGTTCCGCCAGCGGCTTGCGCTCCGGGGACGTCATTGTCCTGCTCCACCTCAGCGGTAGCGGTGCTCGTGCAGCCGTTGCTGCCGGTTACCACCAGTGTGTAGATGCCGGGGGCGCACACGGTCGGGTTCTGCTCGGTGCTGCTGAAGTTGTTCGGGCCGCTCCAAGCGAACGAACCGTTGCCGGTGCCCATGAGCATCACGCACTCATTGCTGCAGGTGATGGTTCCGCCAGCGGCTTGCGCGCCGGGGACGTCGGTATCCTGCTCCACCTCAGCGGTAGCGGTGCTCGTGCAGCCGTTGCTGCCGGTCACCACCAGCGTGTAGGTGCCGGGGGCGCACACGGTCGGGTTCTGCTCGGTGCTGTTGAAGTTGTTCGGGCCGCTCCAGGCGAACGAACCGTTGCCGGTGCCCATGAGCATCACGCACTCATTGCTGCAGGTGATGGTTCCGCCAGCGGCTTGCGCTCCGGGCACATCGGTGTCCTCTTCCACCTCAGCGGTAGCGGTGCTCGTGCAGCCGTTGCTGCCGGTTACCACCAGTGTGTAGATGCCGGGGGCGCACACGGTCGGGTTCTGCTCGGTGCTGCTGAAGTTGTTCGGGCCGCTCCAAGCGAACGAACCGTTGCCGGTGCCCATGAGCATCACGCACTCATTGCTGCAGGTGATGGTTCCGCCAGCGGCTTGCGCGCCGGGGACGTCGGTATCCTGCTCCACTTCAGCGGTAGCGGTGCTCGTGCAGCCGTTGCTGCCGGTGACCACCAGCGTGTAGGTGCCAGGGGCGCACACGGTGGGGTTCTGCTCGGTGCTGCTGAAGTTGTTCGGGCCGCTCCAAGCGAATGAACCGTTGCCGGTGCCCATGAGCATCACGCACTCATTGCTGCAGGTGATGGTTCCGCCAGCGGCTTGCGCTCCGGGCACATCGGTGTCCTCTTCCACCTCAGCGGTAGCAGTGCTCGTGCAGCCGTTCGTGCCGGTCACGATGAGTGTGTACGTGCCGGGAGCGCACACGGTCGGGTTCTGCTCGGTGCTGCTGAAGTTGTTCGGGCCGCTCCAGGCGAACGAACCGTTGCCGGTGCCCATGAGGATCACGCAGGTGTTCGTGCAAGTGAGCGTTCCGCCCGTGGCGAAGGCTCCAGGCACGTCGTTGTCCTCCTCCACCTCAGCGGTAGCGGTGCTCGTGCAGCCGTTCGCACCGGTGACCACGAGCGTGTAGGTGCCGGGGGCGCACACGGTCGGGTTCTGCTCGGTGCTGCTGAAGTTGTTCGGGCCGCTCCAAGCGAAGCTGCCGTTGCCGGTGCCGCTCAACTCGACGCACTCATTGCTGCAGGTGATGGTTCCGCCAGCGGCTTGCGCTCCGGGGACGTCATTGTCCTGCTCCACCTCAGCGGTAGCGGTGCTCGTGCAGCCGTTGCTGCCGGTCACCACCAGCGTGTAGGTGCCAGGGGCGCACACGGTCGGGTTCTGCTCGGTGCTGTTGAAGTTGTTCGGGCCGCTCCAAGCGAACGAACCGTTGCCGGTGCCAATCAGCATCACGCACTCATTGTCGCAGGTGATGGTTCCGCCAGCAGCTTGCGCTCCGGGGACGTCATTGTCCTGCTCCACCTCAGTGGTAGCGGTGCTCGTGCAGCCGTTCGCGCCGGTGACCACCAACGTGTAGGTGCCGGGGGCGCACACGGTGGGGTTCTGCTCGGTGCTCGTGAAGTTGTTCGGGCCGCTCCAGGCGAACGAACCGTTGCCGGTGCCCATCAGCATCACGCACTCGTTGTTGCAGGTGATGGTTCCGCCATCGGCTTGCGCGCCGGGTGCGTCGGTGTCCTGCTCAACCTCAGCGGTAGCGGTGCTCGTGCAGCCGTTGCTGCCGGTCACCACCAGCGTGTAGGTGCCGGGGGCGCACACGGTCGGGTTCTGCTCGGTGCTGTTGAAGTTGTTCGGGCCGCTCCAAGCGAACGAACCGTTGCCGGTGCCAATCAGCATCACGCACTCATTGTCGCAGGTGATGGTGCCACCAGCAGCTTGCGCCCGGGGACGTCATTGTCCTGCTCCACCTCAGCGGTAGCGGTGCTCGTGCAGCCGTTCGCGCCGGTGACCACCAACGTGTAGGTGCCGGGGGCGCATACGGTCGGGTTCTGCTCGGTGCTGTTGAAGTTGTTCGGGCCGCTCCACGCAAAGCTGCCGTTGCCCGTGCCCATGAGCATCACGCACTCATTGCTGCAGTTGATGGTTCCTCCCGTGGCGAAGGCTCCGGGCACATCGGTATCCTCCTCCACCTCAGCGGTGGCGGTGCTCGTGCAACCATTGCTGCCGGTGACAATCAGCGTGTAAGTGCCGGGAGCGCACACGGTCGGGTTCTGCTCGGTGCTGCTGAAGTTGTTCGGGCCGCTCCATGCGAAGGAGCCGTTGCCGTTGCCGCTCAGCATCACGCACGTGTTGTTGCAGGTGATGGTTCCGCCAGCGGCTTGCGCGCCGGGGACATCGGTGTCCTCTTCCACCTCAGCGGTAGCGGTGCTCGTGCAGCCGTTGCTGCCGGTGACAACCAGCGTGTAGGTGCCGGGGGCGCACACGGTCGGGTTCTGCTCGGTGCTGTTGAAGTTGTTCGGGCCGCTCCAGGCGAACGAACCGTTGCCGGTGCCCATGAGCATCACGCATTCATTGCTGCAGGTGATGGTTCCGCCAGCGGCTTGCGCGCCGGGGACAGTCGTGTTCACTGTGACATCAACTTGATCCGTCGCCGTGCAGCCGGTCTGAGGATTGGTGACCGTTAGCGTGTAGGTGCCGGCTGCGTTCACCGTGGGGTTGGCCGAACCGCCGCCATTGACGATGCCCGGACCGGTCCAGCTGAAGTTCACGCCTGGCGTCTGGCTGGAGCCATCCAGTTGCACCGTCGCACCTGTGGTGCAATTGATCTCCGCGTCGGCGCCCGCGTTCGCAGAGGGCGGCAAGGTGCCATCGATATTGACCAGCACCACCGCGCTGCATTGGTTGAAATCGGTGACCTGCACGGAGTACGCTCCGGCACTCGCATTCGTGAGGTTCGGACCTGTGGCACCGGTGCTCCAGAGATAGCTGTAGCCGGGGGTGCCTCCTGTTCCGCTTGCTGTGGCGCTGCCTGTTCCGGTTCCGCAGGCATCGAGCGTTGTGCTCACATTCGCACTGAGCGGAGCGGGTTGCCCCACCACGAAGTTGGCTGTTGCGCTGCAGCCATTGAAGTCGGTAACGGTCACGCTGTAAGGACCGGCCGCAAGGTTCACCGCGGTCCCGCTGGTCTGCCCATTGCTCCAGGCGTAAGTGAAAGGCGCCTGGCCATCGGCCGTTGCCGTGATGCTGCCAGTGGCAGAACCGTTGCACAGCGCATCGGTCACTGTTCCGTCGGCGGTCATGATGCGCACCTTAACCACTTGGTCGGCAGCACCGGCGAGGATGCAG
The DNA window shown above is from Flavobacteriales bacterium and carries:
- a CDS encoding polysaccharide biosynthesis protein, translating into MAGRLFPRWGILLIDLVLCMAALASAYLLRFNFKVPAHEVELLLPVLPVFLLVRASTFLIAGIPRIMVRHTSTEDARRLFLTVAAGTAVLGAISLLRFLLFDGQYFLPRAVIIIDFMATAMLVISARIAFKLLHLRSRGAGKERVRVIIHGAGEAGLITKRTLEREGSVKYEVVAFIDDDDRKAGKRLEGVGIASTGRLPALLTEGIDQVIIAIGKPDPEKRRLVVDACIAAKVQVRTIPPVNDWINGQLSAGQIQQVRIEDLLGRQVIHIEQEAVRRLVAGKRVLVTGAAGSIGSELVRQLAEMGTAALALVDIAESGLYDVEMELVGKGRGDMLHVHVADVRDLNRMEAVFAMERPQLVFHAAAYKHVPLMEAQPEEAVRTNIGGTGTVARLACKHGAERFVLISTDKAVNPTSVMGASKRAAEMLVGAIAQGCGTVFVTTRFGNVLGSSGSVIPLFRKQIEAGGPVTVTHPDVTRFFMTIPEACRLVMEAAAMGQGGEIYVFDMGQPVRIADLADKMIRLSGKEPGSEIAITYTGLRPGEKLYEELLATSENTLPTHHPRILIGQVSPVDTEDVLRRTEALLRLSGTEAVIALKGMIPEYGPEMRVRTAH